The proteins below are encoded in one region of Xenopus laevis strain J_2021 chromosome 8L, Xenopus_laevis_v10.1, whole genome shotgun sequence:
- the LOC108699168 gene encoding synaptotagmin-11 isoform X1: MAEMSGITSSFDISPVAAGFVGAAVLVVSVSVTVFIWTCCHHQAQKKLKNPPYKFIHMLKGISIYPESLSNKKKSVSIQRDKPPSESDAAQNNLVSDHGEAGLVRSEKGLNGLVTATCTDHLPINLHYGVEFSPGQSLTSSGSKSSSPSSPEADATLGSLSLSVDYNFPKKALVVTIQEAHGLPVMDEQSQCSDPFIKMTILPDKKHRVKTRVLRKTLDPVFDETFTFYGIPYSQLQDLVLHFLVLSFDRFSRDDVIGEVLVPLAGVDPSTGKVQITRDVIKRNFQKCLSRGELQVSLSYHPVAQRMTVVVLKAKHLPRMDITGLSGNPYVKVNVYYSRKRIAKKKTHVKKCTMNPVFNESFIYDIPADLLPDISIEFLVIDFDRTIKNQVIGRVILGAHSVTVSGVEHWREVCEKPRKPTAKWHCLSEY, translated from the exons ATGGCGGAGATGAGCGGAATCACCTCAAGCTTCG ATATATCTCCAGTAGCAGCTGGGTTTGTCGGAGCTGCTGTTCTGGTGGTCTCCGTCTCAGTGACGGTCTTCATCTGGACTTGTTGCCATCACCAGGCACAGAAGAAACTGAAGAACCCACCGTACAAGTTCATACATATGCTCAAGGGCATCAGTATCTATCCCGAGTCACTGAGCAACAAAAAGAAAAGCGTTAGCATCCAGCGAGACAAACCCCCTTCCGAGAGCGATGCTGCCCAGAATAACCTGGTGAGTGACCATGGAGAGGCTGGTTTGGTGAGGTCTGAGAAGGGTCTGAATGGGCTGGTCACTGCCACCTGCACAGACCATCTGCCTATTAATCTACATTATGGGGTTGAATTCAGCCCAGGGCAGAGCCTGACTTCCAGCGGCAGCAAATCTTCATCCCCATCATCTCCAGAAGCCGATGCTACCCTTGGCTCTCTCAGTCTCTCTGTGGATTATAATTTTCCCAAGAAAGCCCTGGTGGTCACCATCCAAGAGGCTCATGGTCTCCCTGTTATGGATGAGCAATCTCAGTGCTCCGACCCATTCATTAAGATGACCATACTGCCAGACAAGAAGCATCGCGTCAAGACCCGGGTCCTTCGCAAGACCCTTGACCCAGTGTTTGATGAGACCTTCACTTTTTATGGTATCCCATACAGTCAGCTCCAGGACCTGGTACTTCACTTTCTCGTTCTGAGCTTTGATCGCTTTTCTCGCGATGATGTCATTGGGGAGGTTTTGGTTCCTCTTGCAGGGGTGGACCCCAGCACTGGCAAAGTACAAATTACCAGAGATGTCATCAAGAGAAACTTTCAG AAATGCCTGAGTCGGGGGGAGCTGCAGGTGTCCCTCTCTTACCATCCGGTGGCCCAGAGAATGACCGTGGTGGTGCTGAAAGCCAAACACCTGCCCAGAATGGACATCACCGGCCTCTCAGGTA ACCCGTACGTCAAGGTGAACGTGTACTACAGCAGGAAGCGCATTGCCAAGAAGAAGACGCATGTTAAGAAGTGTACGATGAATCCCGTCTTTAACGAGTCCTTTATCTATGACATCCCCGCCGATCTGCTTCCAGACATCAGCATTGAGTTCCTTGTCATCGACTTTGACCGCACCATTAAGAATCAGGTGATCGGCCGGGTGATTTTAGGCGCTCACAGTGTTACCGTCAGCGGAGTGGAACACTGGCGGGAGGTCTGTGAGAAGCCAAGGAAGCCAACAGCCAAGTGGCATTGCCTGAGCGAGTACTAA
- the LOC108699168 gene encoding synaptotagmin-11 isoform X2: MAEMSGITSSFDISPVAAGFVGAAVLVVSVSVTVFIWTCCHHQAQKKLKNPPYKFIHMLKGISIYPESLSNKKKSVSIQRDKPPSESDAAQNNLVSDHGEAGLVRSEKGLNGLVTATCTDHLPINLHYGVEFSPGQSLTSSGSKSSSPSSPEADATLGSLSLSVDYNFPKKALVVTIQEAHGLPVMDEQSQCSDPFIKMTILPDKKHRVKTRVLRKTLDPVFDETFTFYGIPYSQLQDLVLHFLVLSFDRFSRDDVIGEVLVPLAGVDPSTGKVQITRDVIKRNFQKCLSRGELQVSLSYHPVAQRMTVVVLKAKHLPRMDITGLSDPYVKVNVYYSRKRIAKKKTHVKKCTMNPVFNESFIYDIPADLLPDISIEFLVIDFDRTIKNQVIGRVILGAHSVTVSGVEHWREVCEKPRKPTAKWHCLSEY; this comes from the exons ATGGCGGAGATGAGCGGAATCACCTCAAGCTTCG ATATATCTCCAGTAGCAGCTGGGTTTGTCGGAGCTGCTGTTCTGGTGGTCTCCGTCTCAGTGACGGTCTTCATCTGGACTTGTTGCCATCACCAGGCACAGAAGAAACTGAAGAACCCACCGTACAAGTTCATACATATGCTCAAGGGCATCAGTATCTATCCCGAGTCACTGAGCAACAAAAAGAAAAGCGTTAGCATCCAGCGAGACAAACCCCCTTCCGAGAGCGATGCTGCCCAGAATAACCTGGTGAGTGACCATGGAGAGGCTGGTTTGGTGAGGTCTGAGAAGGGTCTGAATGGGCTGGTCACTGCCACCTGCACAGACCATCTGCCTATTAATCTACATTATGGGGTTGAATTCAGCCCAGGGCAGAGCCTGACTTCCAGCGGCAGCAAATCTTCATCCCCATCATCTCCAGAAGCCGATGCTACCCTTGGCTCTCTCAGTCTCTCTGTGGATTATAATTTTCCCAAGAAAGCCCTGGTGGTCACCATCCAAGAGGCTCATGGTCTCCCTGTTATGGATGAGCAATCTCAGTGCTCCGACCCATTCATTAAGATGACCATACTGCCAGACAAGAAGCATCGCGTCAAGACCCGGGTCCTTCGCAAGACCCTTGACCCAGTGTTTGATGAGACCTTCACTTTTTATGGTATCCCATACAGTCAGCTCCAGGACCTGGTACTTCACTTTCTCGTTCTGAGCTTTGATCGCTTTTCTCGCGATGATGTCATTGGGGAGGTTTTGGTTCCTCTTGCAGGGGTGGACCCCAGCACTGGCAAAGTACAAATTACCAGAGATGTCATCAAGAGAAACTTTCAG AAATGCCTGAGTCGGGGGGAGCTGCAGGTGTCCCTCTCTTACCATCCGGTGGCCCAGAGAATGACCGTGGTGGTGCTGAAAGCCAAACACCTGCCCAGAATGGACATCACCGGCCTCTCAG ACCCGTACGTCAAGGTGAACGTGTACTACAGCAGGAAGCGCATTGCCAAGAAGAAGACGCATGTTAAGAAGTGTACGATGAATCCCGTCTTTAACGAGTCCTTTATCTATGACATCCCCGCCGATCTGCTTCCAGACATCAGCATTGAGTTCCTTGTCATCGACTTTGACCGCACCATTAAGAATCAGGTGATCGGCCGGGTGATTTTAGGCGCTCACAGTGTTACCGTCAGCGGAGTGGAACACTGGCGGGAGGTCTGTGAGAAGCCAAGGAAGCCAACAGCCAAGTGGCATTGCCTGAGCGAGTACTAA